From one Mustelus asterias chromosome 2, sMusAst1.hap1.1, whole genome shotgun sequence genomic stretch:
- the ankmy2a gene encoding ankyrin repeat and MYND domain-containing protein 2a, whose protein sequence is MTPLMHAAYKGKAEMCKLLLQHGADVNCNEHEHGYTALMFAGLSGSKEITRMILEAGAETDVVNSVGRTAAQMAAFVGQHDCVTIINNFFSREKLDCYTKPQGLDKEPKLPVKLAGPLHKIIITTNLHPVAIVLMVKENPLLADVEALGKCYRVLDLIIEKCMKQREINEVLAMKMHYLSYIFQKCASFLKEQENKLDGLIKSLLKGRDTDGFPTYQEKFIRECIRKFPWCEATLLQQLVRTIAPVEIGNDPTALSVLTQAITGQVGFVDAEFCTACGEKGADKRCSLCKMVIYCNQNCQKMHWFTHKKVCKKLKESREKQEAKEKSKQKEAEKSISETSVDEAESVPGPTESSSSLHPDSGDIGTGMTAEAKTPQEDLTTEGDSSPPAPTHTAEE, encoded by the exons ATGACTCCTTTGATGCATGCTGCATATAAAGGCAAAGCTGAGATGTGCAAGCTGCTCCTGCAACATGGTGCCGATGTGAATTGCAATGAACATGAGCATGGTTATACAGCTCTTATGTTTGCTGGACTCTCAG GTAGTAAGGAGATAACGAGGATGATATTGGAAGCTGGAGCTGAAACAGATGTTGTAAACTCTGTTGGGCGAACTGCAGCACAGATGGCTGCCTTTGTCG GCCAGCATGACTGTGTAACCATTATCAACAATTTCTTCTCTCGTGAAAAGTTGGACTGCTACACAAAACCACAAGGTCTTGACAAAGAACCGAAGCTTCCAGTCAAATTAGCAGGACCCTTGCACAAGATCATCATAACAACAAATTTACACCCTGTTGCG ATTGTGCTCATGGTTAAGGAAAATCCTTTACTGGCAGATGTTGAGGCACTGGGAAAGTGCTATAGGGTGCTGGACCTTATAATTGAAAAGTGTAtgaaacagagggagatcaatgaAGTGCTGGCCATGAAGATGCACTACCTTAGCTACATCTTCCAGAAGTGTGCCAGTTTCTTAAAAGAACAAGAAAATAAACTTGACGGGCTTATAAAAAG TTTGTTAAAAGGACGTGATACAGATGGTTTCCCAACTTACCAAGAGAAATTTATAAGAGAATGTATTCGGAAGTTTCCATGGTGCGAAGCCACACTTCTACAGCAGCTTGTGAGAACCATTGCTCCTGTTGAAATA GGCAATGATCCAACAGCTTTATCTGTACTGACCCAGGCCATAACTGGCCAAGTTGGCTTCGTGGATGCTGAATTTTGTACTGCTTGTGGTGAAAAGGGCGCAGATAAAAGATGCTCACTCTGCAAAATG GTAATATATTGTAACCAAAATTGTCAGAAGATGCACTGGTTCACTCACAAAAAGGTGTGTAAAAAACTGAAAGAGTCCAGAGAGAAACAAGAAGCCAAAGAAAAATCAAAGCAGAAAG AAGCGGAAAAAAGCATTTCTGAAACCAGCGTAGATGAAGCTGAAAGTGTTCCAGGACCTACAGAGTCCTCCAGCTCACTACACCCAGATTCTGGGGATATTGGTACAGGCATGACAGCAGAAGCCAAAACTCCACAGGAAGACCTCACCACAGAAGGAGATTCCAGTCctcctgcacccacacacacagctgaaGAATAA